The following are encoded together in the Lathyrus oleraceus cultivar Zhongwan6 chromosome 3, CAAS_Psat_ZW6_1.0, whole genome shotgun sequence genome:
- the LOC127125776 gene encoding probable xyloglucan endotransglucosylase/hydrolase protein 32, protein MALILFAIFILMPSLTNAYWPPSPGYWPSSKFQSMSFYKGFTNLWGPQHQTLEQNGLTIWLDRTSGSGFKSVRPFRSGYFGASIKLQPGYTAGVITAFYLSNNEAHPGYHDEVDIEFLGTTFGKPYTLQTNVYIRGSGDGKIIGREVKFHLWFDPTKGFHHYAILWSPKEIIFLVDDVPIRRYPRKSDTTFPIRPMWLYGSIWDASSWATEDGKYKADYKYQPFVAHYTNFKASGCTAYAPRWCRPVSASPYGSGGLNSQQNNAMRWVQRYHMVYNYCQDSKRDHRLTPECWG, encoded by the exons ATGGCTCTCATTCTCTTTGCTATTTTTATCTTAATGCCATCTTTAACCAATGCTTATTGGCCACCTTCACCTGGTTACTGGCCAAGCTCAAAGTTTCAGTCTATGAGTTTTTACAAAGGTTTTACAAATCTTTGGGGACCCCAACACCAAACACTAGAACAAAATGGATTGACAATTTGGCTTGATAGAACCTCAGGAAGTGGATTCAAATCGGTTCGTCCGTTCCGATCCGGGTATTTTGGTGCTTCCATTAAGCTTCAACCTGGTTATACTGCAGGAGTTATAACAGCTTTCTAT CTATCAAATAATGAAGCACATCCTGGTTACCATGATGAAGTGGACATTGAGTTTCTAGGGACAACATTTGGAAAGCCTTATACTTTGCAGACCAATGTTTATATAAGAGGGAGTGGAGATGGGAAAATTATAGGTAGAGAAGTCAAGTTTCATCTTTGGTTTGATCCTACCAAAGGTTTTCATCACTATGCTATACTTTGGAGTCCTAAGGAGATAAT ATTCCTAGTGGATGATGTGCCTATAAGGAGGTACCCTCGGAAGAGTGACACAACATTTCCAATTAGACCAATGTGGCTTTATGGTTCAATTTGGGATGCTTCATCATGGGCAACAGAAGATGGAAAATACAAAGCTGATTACAAGTATCAACCATTTGTGGCACACTATACAAATTTCAAAGCTAGTGGTTGCACAGCTTATGCGCCTCGATGGTGTCGGCCGGTTTCGGCTTCACCGTATGGCTCTGGTGGATTGAACTCACAGCAAAATAATGCAATGAGATGGGTGCAAAGATATCATATGGTTTATAATTATTGTCAAGATTCAAAAAGAGATCATAGATTAACACCTGAATGTTGGGGTTAA